From a region of the Fibrobacter sp. genome:
- a CDS encoding pyridoxine 5'-phosphate synthase, with the protein MTVKLGFNVDHIATIREARKIFEPDPVAAAVIAELAGVGGITVHLREDKRHIQDRDVRLLRGTVTTKMNLEMAPSQEMVQIAINSQPDTVTLVPEVHTELASEDGLNVAAKIAELAKPVMTLKSNDISVGVFIDAETEQVKAAKKIGADFVEFHTGKYAMSCALGSAEEVDREISALQDMTVLARKYGLRVKAGRGLNYRNVGPIAAIEGIEELVIGHSIVSKAVLVGLDRAVKDMLEAIRNAD; encoded by the coding sequence ATGACAGTAAAACTCGGCTTTAACGTAGACCATATCGCAACCATCCGCGAAGCCCGCAAGATCTTTGAACCGGATCCGGTGGCAGCAGCAGTTATTGCAGAACTGGCCGGTGTAGGCGGCATTACCGTTCACCTCCGTGAAGACAAGCGCCACATCCAGGACCGCGACGTCCGTCTGCTTCGCGGTACCGTCACCACCAAGATGAATCTTGAAATGGCCCCCAGCCAGGAAATGGTGCAGATTGCAATTAACAGCCAGCCCGACACCGTCACTCTCGTTCCCGAAGTTCACACGGAACTGGCTTCTGAAGATGGCTTGAATGTCGCAGCCAAGATTGCAGAACTTGCAAAGCCAGTCATGACGCTCAAGAGCAACGATATTTCCGTAGGCGTTTTCATTGATGCCGAAACCGAACAGGTGAAGGCAGCCAAGAAGATCGGCGCCGATTTCGTGGAGTTCCACACAGGCAAGTACGCCATGTCCTGCGCCCTGGGAAGCGCCGAAGAAGTGGATCGTGAAATTTCCGCCCTCCAGGACATGACCGTTCTCGCCCGTAAGTACGGCCTTCGCGTCAAGGCAGGGCGTGGCTTGAACTACCGTAACGTGGGCCCCATCGCCGCCATCGAAGGCATCGAAGAACTGGTCATCGGCCACAGCATCGTAAGCAAGGCTGTTCTGGTAGGCCTCGACCGTGCCGTCAAGGACATGCTCGAAGCCATCCGTAACGCAGACTAG